One window of Aestuariirhabdus haliotis genomic DNA carries:
- a CDS encoding GNAT family N-acetyltransferase, translating to MNTLLTPRLCIDELSLDDGDFILALLNDSDFLRYIGDRGVRTLEDAHQYLREGPMASYQRHGFGLWRLSARSDGRTLGMCGLLQRDALHVPDLGYALLADERRQGYTLEACRAVLADAKNRLGLSQVAALVDPENRASLALLEQLRFSLLGELCINPDGDRSRLLLCEL from the coding sequence ATGAACACCCTGCTGACACCGCGATTATGCATCGATGAACTGTCACTCGATGATGGCGATTTTATTCTGGCCCTGCTGAACGATTCCGACTTCTTACGCTATATCGGCGACCGTGGTGTGCGAACACTAGAGGATGCACACCAGTACCTGCGTGAGGGCCCCATGGCGAGTTATCAGCGCCATGGATTTGGTCTCTGGCGCTTAAGCGCCCGCAGTGACGGACGAACTCTGGGGATGTGCGGTTTATTGCAGCGCGATGCTTTGCACGTTCCGGACCTGGGGTATGCCTTGTTGGCCGATGAGCGTCGACAGGGCTATACCCTGGAAGCCTGCCGGGCGGTATTGGCTGATGCCAAAAACCGTTTGGGTCTGAGCCAAGTTGCCGCTTTGGTAGACCCGGAAAACCGAGCTTCACTGGCACTGCTGGAACAGTTGCGTTTTAGCCTTCTGGGCGAGCTTTGTATTAACCCCGATGGTGATCGGTCGCGTCTGTTGTTGTGCGAACTATAG